The Subtercola sp. PAMC28395 genome segment ATTCCGGCTCGCCTGCGAGCTTGAAGGCGGTCGCCTTCGCTGCGATCACGTGCATCAGCGGCCCGCCCTGCTGTCCGGGGAAGACGGCGGAGTCGACCTTCTTGGCGAATTCGGCCTTGCTCAGCACCACACCGCTGCGGGGGCCGGCGAGGGTCTTGTGCACCGTCGACGTGACAACATCGGCGAATGGCACGGGCGAGGGGTGCAGACCCGCAGCGACGAGACCGGCGAAGTGGGCCATGTCGACCCAGAGCTTCGCGCCGACCTCGTCGGCGATGGCGCGGAATGCCGCGAAGTCGAGCTGGCGGGGGTAGGCAGACCATCCGGCGATCAAGACCGTCGGGCGGTGTTCGAGCGCCTTCTCGCGAACGACATCCATGTCGACGAGATAGCTCTGGGGGTCGACGCCGTACGAGGTCGCCTGGTAGTTCTTGCCCGAGAAGTTGAGCTTCATACCGTGGGTCAGGTGCCCGCCGTGAGAGAGCTCCTGGCCGAGGATGGTGTCGCCGATCGAGGCGAGCGCCATGAGCGCAGCTGCATTCGCCTGTGCCCCGGCGTGGGGCTGCACGTTGGCGTGCTCAGCGCCGAAGAGCGCCTTGGCCCGGTCCCGGGCGAGGTTCTCAGCGACGTCGACGATTTCGCAACCACCGTAGTAGCGACGGCCTGGATACCCCTCGGCATACTTGTTCGTCAGCACTGAGCCCTGCGCCTGCAGCACAGCCCTCGGCACGAAGTTCTCGCTGGCGATCATCTCGAGGGTGCCACGCTGGCGGCCCAGCTCACTCTGGAGAACGGCAGCGATCTCGGGATCGACGCTGGCAAGCGGATCGTTGAAGGTTGAGGGCAATGAACTGCGAACGGGCGCGGGACTGGTAGACATCAGGACTCCTTCAGGGCAACGCGGACAGAGTGGTGCAGTGGTGCGTAGCGACCCAGGCGAGCGGCCGAATCCGTGTCAGTCGCTTCCCGATGGTGACCATCTGAACGCCAGTTGCGACCCAGTCAGCATAGCAGCGTTGCTATTCTCACTCTGCCTGAGTATTATTCAGCTTGCATGGCGGTATGAGTAATTTTCAACAGGGGCAAGGATTGGTGTGAGCAACGTGGTCAGTGCGGGTCCAGTCAGCGCCGGTCCAGTCAGCGCCGGTCCAGTGAGTGCGGGTCCGGTCAACCCCGGTCCAGTCAGCGCTGGCCCAGTCGGCGCTGGCCCAGTCAGCGCTGGCCCAGTCGGTGCACACGCCGTGCCGAACGCCGAGAACGGTCCCTCCGACCTCGATCTCGTCGAACGCACTCGACGCGGCGATTCCCGCGCCTACGCCGAGCTCTGGAACAGGCACTCCCGGGCCGGCCGAACCGTTGCCCGCAGTTATTCGTCTCCCGACGCAGACGACATCGTCTCCGAGAGCTTCGCCAAGGTGCTCCAGGCCATCAAGAACGGGGGTGGGCCGACGACGGCATTCCGCCCCTACCTCTTCAGCACCATTCGCAACGTAGCCATGCAGTGGAAGCGGGGCAGCATCGTCGATGCAAGTGATGAACTGGATGCCCTGGCCGACCCTCACTCCGAAGAGAACGAGACTCTGCTCGCCCTCGACAAGAGCCTGACTGCCCAGGCTTTCCGCAGCCTGCCGACACGGTGGCAGGAGGCATTGTGGTACAGCGAGGTCGAGCAGCTCTCCGCATCTGAGATGTCTCCCCTGCTCGGAATGTCGGCCAATGCGATCTCGGCGCTCACGTTCCGGGCTCGCGAGGGGCTCCGCCAGGCCTGGATCCAGGCCCACCTCGTCCGGGCAGCCGACAGCGAGTGCGCCACGGTGATCGAGAAGCTCGGGTCTTACACACGCGGGAGTCTCGGGCAACGGGAGGCTCGAAAGATTCGCGAACACCTGAGCTCATGCGCATCCTGCACGATCGTCGATGACGAAGCCCGAGAAGTGGGTTCCCGCCTCACCCTTGTGCTCCTGCCCCTCGTCGCCGGCATCTCGGGCGCCCTGGCCTACACCGTCTGGCTCCAGGGAGGCAGCAGCGCCTCGGCCGCTGAGGCCGTGACTGCCACCTCCGACGCGGGTTCGGGGACGAGCTCCACCGCGCAATCCAGCGCACCAGGGCTTCAGCCACTGAATGCCGGCGTCCCCGTCTCCTCACCCGGCGCCGGCGTTGTGGGCTCGGCAGGGTTCCGAAGCGCCAGGACCTGGGGCGGAATCGCCCTGGCAACAGCTGCTGCCGTGGCGGCCATCCTCGTGCTCGGCCCCCTCTTCTCTCCGACCGCAACCAGCACCACCGAATCCGCGCCGAATTCCGAACACGACGCCCCGACGTCGAAGGGATCGCCAGGTACCTTCACTCTGTTGGCTCACTCGAGATCCGAAGCGATCGCTGGCCGACCGGTGGTCACGAGTGCGACCGCACCCGGAGCTCCTGCCGTAGGTGCAGGCGAACCGGTCACCGTTCCGGATCCGGCCACTGCCCAGGCTTCTCCGGTGCAGCCGGTGGCACCGGCGCTTCGCCCTGTCGACCCGGCACCCGCCGTGACGCTGCCGAGCGCGTCTCCCAGCCTTCCCCCCACGACCATTCCAGCCCCGCCCGTGGTCGTCACAGCGGTACCCGCGTTCAGTTTCGTGGTGGACCCCGCCGGGCTGGTGTTCCCGCTGTTGACGGGTGTCGCCGAGCCCGGCGCCCAGGTCGACGTCGTCGACACTGTCATCCCTGGCGGGGGCGTCGTAGCCACAGCAACCGCAGATCCGACAACGGGTGCCTTTGCTGTATCGGACTACCCGGGTCTTGGATTCGGGTCGCATGAGCTCGCCGTGCGCCAGAATGCGTCCGGCGTGACCTCGCAGCTCAGCGCCAGCACTGCCGTCACCCTGGCAACGATCACACTGAACTCCCCCACGCCGGGCAGTTCGATCATGCCCAGCTATTTCGTCGAGGCCTCCGGAATCCCCGATGGGTTCTTCGAAGAACTCTTCAACGGCGTCGCCGACCCGTTCACCTACGCGATCGGCAGCGATGGGCACTTCCTCAGCCAGTTCACCGCCCCGCCGCTCCCCGATCCGTCACCGGCGACGGTCGGCGTCCGCTACACAGACCCGGATACGGGCCAGCACGGACCACTTTCCTCTGCCAGCGTCACCATCACGCTGACCCCGTAGCTCAGGCCTCGAGGCGCCTTCGTCGTGCAGACACGATCGCCAGGGCGAGCAGCCCTCCTCCGACGAACAGCAGCGCCAGGTACGCGTACGGCAGCGACTCGACACCGAATCCCGGGAGGAGCATTCCGCCGAAAAGTGCCCCCACCGCTATGCCGACGTTGAAGGAACTGGAGAAGAAGGCATTTGCCGTGTCGCGGATATGGGGAGCCGCCGTGTGGAGCAGTCGAACCTGCATCAGCGGAGGAATCAGGCCGAAGGCAGCCCCCCACAGCGCGAATGCGACAATGGCAACCACCGCATTCTCGGAGAAGACAGCCATCACTGCGACTGCGATCGCGGTGACCGTGATACCCACCGCCAGCCCCAGCGACGGTCTCCGCCCGAACACGAAGCCCGCAAGGAGCAGCCCGATCGCACCGGCTGCCCCATAGAGGAACAGCAAAGCACCGATACTGCCTGGCGCAACGTGCAATTGGTTGACCAGATAGGGCGTGATGAACGTGTAGATGGCGTAGTGGCCGACCATGATCACGGCCACTGTGATGCAGACCATCACCACGCCGGGAATGGAGGGGTCGAATCGCGCGAGGCGGGGTGAACCGGTGGTTCGATCATCCAGCGCCCGCGCAGCCGGGCTCGGCACACGGGGAAGCTTCATGAAGATCAGTACCGACGCACACACAGCGAGAACGGCGATGGCCGCGAACGGGACCCGCCAGCCGAATGACTGGCCGATGACGGTGGCCAATGGGACGCCCAGCACGAATGCCAGCGTTCCGCCCCCCGTGGTTATGGCGACGGCTCGCCCCAGGTGCCGCTTCGGTACGAGGTGCCCTGAATATGCTCCGACGACAGCCCAGAAGAGCCCGTGTGCCATTCCGCCCAGCACCCGCGCCACGGCGAGGAACTCGTAGCTCGGTGCCACTGCGGCGAGGATACTGGTGGCACTGACAGCGAGTAGCACCACAACGATCAGTGAATGGCGGGCAAACCGACGGGTGAGGGCAGCCAGGGGAACGCTGGTTGCCACAACCGCGAGCGCAAAGAGAGTGACCAGCAGACCGATCTGGGACGGGGTGACTCCGAGTTCAGCGCTCATCTCGGGGAGCAAGCCTGTCGGCACCATCTCTGCGGTTACAGACATGAAGACGGCGGTGGCCAGAACGATGAGCCCAGTCCACGGAAAAGGCGACTCGACAACAGCGGACGGAGGGGATTTGACGATAGTCGTCACGAGAAAAAACCACTTCTCACAGGCGTATTTGGCAGGCCAAATCTCAAACGTTCGTGCCCGGGGCTGAAGCGATACCCGCCAGCCAGAATCAATTGTACTCTCCCTTCTGCCCCACGCCCCCCGTGTCGCCAGACCCGGCCCGTGCGTCGACGGGCGCGAACGCGGCAGTAGCATTGCAGGCGTGAATACCGAACCTTCTGGGCCAGTTCGCATCGGGCCGAACGATATTCTGCGGCTCGTGCTCGAACTCTTCGCGTTCTTCTCGATCGGGCTGTGGGGCTTTCTCGCATGGCCGGCTCCCCTGCTCAACTGGGTATTCGGTATCGGAGCTCCCCTGTTCGCAATCGTGCTCTGGGGTCTGTTCCGCTCACCTCGAGCTGTATTCAGCCTGGATCCGTTCGGCAAGGCTCTCGTTGAAATCGTGATCATGGGTTCCGGGGCACTGGCGTGGCTGGTCATGGGCCAGTGGTTGGTCGCCCTCGTGTTCGGTCTCGTCGCCGTGGTGAGTGGCGTCATCTCGGGCCGCAAGGAATTCGCATGACCGTCGTGATCCACAGCGCCACCAAGGTCGACGCCGACGGGCAACTCGAGGACTTCTGGGTGGCCTTCACCGGCACCACGATCGCAGCCGCCGGTGTCGGCAACGGATGGCATGGCTGGTCGACCGCAGCGAACGCCGAAGTGATCAATGCGCGCGGCCGCTGGCTGACGCCGGGTTTCATCGACGTACACAGCCACGGGGGCGGCGGCCACGCCTTCGATCGTGACGCCGACGGCATCACTGCCGCATTGGCTGCGCACCGCGCCCACGGAACGACGCGGTCCATAGTGAGTCTCGTGTCGAACACCCGTGAATCGCTGACCACCAACCTCGCGCTCATCGCCACGCTGGCCGAGTCGGACCCGCTGGTTCTCGGGTCACACCTCGAAGGCCCGTATCTGGCGCTCTCGCGACGGGGTGCGCACAACCCGGAATTCCTGAAAGCACCTGACCGCGACGAGGTCAGAGATCTTGTGGATGCGGCGAGAGGGAGCCTCAGACAGGTCACGATTGCCCCCGAACTGCCTGGTGCGCTGGAGATCATCGACCAATTGGTCGATGCCGACGTGGTTGTCGCTATCGGTCACACTGAAGCCGACTTCGACCTTGCCCGTGAGGCATTCGATCGCGGCGCCAGCCTTCTCACTCATGGGTTCGAAGCGATGCCCGGTATCGGGCACCGCGAGCCGGGGCCGGTCACGGCGGCACTCGTCGACCCGAGGGTCGCGCTCGAACTCGTACTCGACGGGGTGCAGGTGCACCCCGAGGTCGCACGGATCGCCTTCTACGCCGCCCCCCAGAGAATCGTGTTGGTCACCGACGCGATGTCGGCTCCCGGTTCTTCGCTCACGCAGGACGCGGCCCTGCGATCGGCCATCTTCGACTCTGGCGTCGACCCGGTACTCGCCGTGCGCGCGGTGACAGCGTCTCCGGCGCGGGCTCTGAAACTCGACGAGACGCTTGGCTACCTCGCCCCCGGCTTTGCTGCAGACGCGGTGCTGCTGGATGCCGGATGGAATGTGGAACAGGTCTGGGCGGCCGGCTCCCGGGTCTGAGCAACCAGGCTCTGAGCAACCAGGGTCTGAACGACACGGGACCGAGTAGACACGTTCCGAGCAAACCCGTGCCTGGGCGCAGTCTCCGGATCGGGCCCAGACAGGGGTTGAGGCTCCGATCAACGGAGAACGGCACCCCACCTCGACTGGAGGAAGGATGCCGTTCTCTGAACCCGGCCCGATTGCATCGGGTCGGGCAGGACGATCACGCCAGGCGCGCCTTCAGGTTCTCTGTCAGAGTCGCGAGGAACTCTTCGGTGGTCTGGTACGGCTGCTCAGGGCCGACCAGCAAGGCGAGGTCCTTGGTCATCGCACCAGACTCGACGGTCTTGATGACGACATCCTCGAGCGTGTCGGCGAAAGCAATGAGCTCGGCATTGTCATCGAGTTTGCCGCGGTGCGCGAGGCCACGGGTCCACGCGTAGATCGAGGCGATCGGGTTCGTGGAAGTGGGCTTGCCGGCCTGGTGCTGGCGGTAGTGGCGCGTGACGGTGCCGTGGGCGGCCTCGGCTTCGACCGTCTTACCGTCTGGCGTGAACAGGACACTCGTCATGAGTCCCAGCGAACCGAAGCCCTGCGCCACCGTGTCACTCTGCACGTCGCCGTCGTAGTTCTTGGCAGCCCACACGTAACCGCCCTCCCATTTGAGAGCGGCCGCGACCATGTCATCGATCAGTCGGTGCTCGTAGGTGATACCCGCCTCGGCGAACGCTGCAGCGAACTCCTCGTCGAAGACCTCCTGGAAGAGATCCTTGAAGCGGCCGTCGTACGCCTTCAGAATCGTGTTCTTGGTGGAGAGGTAGACCGGGTACTTGCGGTTCAGGCCATAACTCAATGACGCGCGGGCGAAGTCACGGATCGAGTCATCCAGGTTGTACATCGCCATGGCGACACCAGACCCGGGCGACTGGAACACCTCGAAGGACTGAGGCTCTGCGTTGCTGCCCTCTTCAGGCTGGAACGAGAGGGTCAGCGTGCCCTTGCCCTCGAACCGGAAGTCGGTGGCCTTGTACTGGTCGCCGAACGCGTGGCGGCCGATGATGATCGGCTTGTTCCACCCAGGCACGAGACGGGGGATGTTCGAGATGATGATGGGCTCACGAAAGATGGTTCCACCCAGGATGTTGCGGATCGTGCCGTTCGGGCTCTTCCACATCTTCTTCAGGCCGAATTCCTCCACGCGGGCTTCGTCCGGAGTGATCGTGGCGCACTTCACGCCGACACCGTGCTTCTGAATCGCATGCGCCGCATCGATCGTGACCTGATCGTTGGTCTCGTCGCGGCGCTCGATGCCGAGGTCGTAGTACTCCAGGTTGATGTCGAGGTAGGGATAGATGAGCGTGTCTTTGATCGACTGCCAGATGATCCTCGTCATCTCGTCGCCATCGAGCTCGACGACCGTGCCCTCTACATGAATCTTGGACATTCAAACTCCTTACCCGCGTGGTCAGCCTGTGCTGACGAAACTAAGCCAAGGAACAGCCTACCCGGTTTCAGATGTATCTCGATATCAAGACAGTTTGGGACGAGATTTTCGCGGAAACCGGGGGGCCGGCCAGGCACGTCTGGCGCGTCGATGCGCATCCCGTTAGCCTTGCACCATGAGTGACTTGAGACTTGAAGAGCTGTCTGCGACCAACATCGTCGCCGCAAACACACTGACGCTCAAGCCCGGCCAGGAACAGTTCGTGGCGCCGGTATCGCACTCCATCGCGGAAGCGTATGTCAATCCGTCGACGGCGTGGCCCCGGGTCGTTCTCGACGGCGACGAAGTCGTCGGTTTCATCATGGGCAACTTCGATCCAGACAGCCCGCACGATGAATTCCGCGGTTGCATCTGGCGAATGAACGTAGCCGCGAGTGCCCAGGGTCGCGGCATCGGCCGCTTCGCCGTAGTTGCACTGGCCGAAGAAGCGCGTTCGAGGGGATTCGACAGGCTCACCGTCATGTTCGAGCCCGGCGAAGACGGCCCGGAGGCCTTCTTTCTCGCCGTGGGCTTCGAGCCGATCGGCGAGACCCAGTTCGGCGAGACGATCGCGGCACTCTCGCTGTAACGGCGTTCGCTCACGCGGTTCGGCTACGCTGTCGCAGAGTGGAGCTGTGCCTCACAGCGCCACTGAACCCCCTCCCACCCCTCAGACAATCGACGGAGAAGCTGTGAAGCGTCGTATTCTCATCGCCGCGCCGATCCTTGCCGCGAGCGCGCTCATGCTCTCAGCGTGCTCGGTGGCCCAGGTCGTCGCTCCACCGTTTGCTGGCGCGATCTATGCCACCCCGGCCGATGCCTCCGGCGCACCTTCGAACGTGGCGCTGCCCGACTGGGTGCCCGCCGATGCCACCCTGATCCGGATAAAGACAGACGAGACCAAGCACGCGAGCATCATGACTTTCACTGTCACGACGCCGGCCCCCATCGGTCAGCCGTGTAGCGCGGACATGAGCGCACAGTTGCCCCAGCTCATCGAATCGTGGTGGCCTCCGACCGTGCCTGCCGAAGGTGTCACCTGCTCGGGCGCATGGCACATCTTCACTCCAGCCAACTACGTCTACGCCTGGACTCCGTAGTTCTCCGGCCGCCTGAGGTTCTTTGGCCGCCTGACGTTCTCAGGCCGCATGGAGTTCTCCGGCTGCCCGGGCTCAACGAACAGCTCTACACGAGCGACTCGCGCCACGAAGCGTGTAGCTGGGAGAAGCGCCCGGTTCCCGCAATCAGGTCTGCCGGTGTGCCATCCTCGACAATTCGTCCGTGTTCCATGACGAGCACGCGGTCGGCGATCGCAACCGTCGAAAGCCGGTGGGCGATGATGATGGCGGTGCGGTCTGCGAGGAGCGTCTGAAGGGCATCCTGAACCAGGCGTTCGCTGGGGATGTCGAGCGAAGCAGTCGCCTCGTCGAGAATCAGTACGGCAGGGTCAGCCAGGAAGGCCCTGGCAAACGAGATGAGCTGCCGCTGCCCGGCTGAGACACGGCCGCCTCGCTTATTCACATCGGTCTCGTATCCGTTCGGCAGACCCATGATGAAGGTGTCGGCACCCACGGCTTCAGCCGCCCGCACGATCTCGTCGCGGCTGGCACCCGGCTTTCCGATGGCAATGTTCTCTGCGACACTCCCCGAGAAGAGATAGGCCTCCTGGGTCACCATGACGATGGCACGCCTGAGGTCTTTCGGGTGCACTTCGCGCAGGTCGATTCCGTCGAGAGCGAGAATTCCTGCTGTCGGGTCATAGAACCGCGAAATCAGCTTCGCCAGGGTCGATTTTCCGGCGCCCGTCGATCCGACCAGGGCGATGGTCTGGCCCGCGGGGATGTGCAGCGTGAATCGGGGCAGGATGATCCGCCCGGTGTCGTAGGAGAATTCCACCCCGACGAAGTCGATCTCGCCCTTCGATTCCCAGAGGTCGACGGGCGACACCGGGTCGGCCACACTCGGCATCTCTTCGAGGACGCCCGAGATCTTCTCGAGCGCTGCGGCCGCCGACTGGTAGGAGTTGTAGAACATCGCCATTTCTTCCATGGGATCGAAGAACCGGCGCGTGTACAGCACGGCAGCCAGCAGAACCCCGATGGCGACCTGCCCGTCGATGACGCGGAACGCACCCACCAGAAGCACGACAGCGACGGTGACGTTGCCGATGAGCACGAGCCCCGGATCGAAGATGCCGAAGAGCCGGATGACCCGGGCATTGGATTCCCGGTACGCCTCGACGAGTCCGCCGAATTCACGCTCATTGCTCTTCTCCGTGCGAAATGCCTTGACCGCGCGGATTCCGGTCATCGTTTCGACGAACTTCACGATCAACTTTGCGCTGGCGACGCGCGTGAGCCGGAACATCTTCTGCGAGCGCACCTGGAACCAACGCGTCAGAATCGCGAGCGGCAGGAGCGAGCAGACAAGGATGACGCCACTGGTCCAGTCGAGGGAGAACAGAGCGAAACCAATGAACAGCATGTACAGCAGACCCTGCACGAGCTGGTTGATTCCCGAGTCGAGCAACTCGCGGATTGCGTCGAGATCGCTGGTCTGGCGCGAGATGATGCGCCCTGAGGTGTAGCTCTCATGGAAGTCCAGGCTCAGCCGCTGTGTCTGCGCGAAGACCCTCTTCCGCAGATCCAGCAGGATCGACTGGGAGATTCTCGCCGTCAACACCGTGAACCACGAGATCAGGAGCGCGCCACTGACCCCCGTCAGGATGTAGGCGGCCCCGGCGAGGCCGATGGGCATCCAGTCATTCGCCAGAAGAGCCGGCAGCCCGCTGTCGATTCCGTACGCGATGAGCGCGGGACCGGCCACCTGGGCCGCAGTGCTCACCACGACGACGATGAGCCCCAGCAGGAGCCTCGGGCGTTCAGGGCGGAGAAGGGAACCGAGGAGGCGAAGCGACCGTTGGCGGATCTGCTGGCTCTCGATCTTCGTGAAGTCGTTGCGCTCTTCGCCGCCGACGCCGGAAATGCTTGTGGCGGTGGTCATCTGCCCTCCTCCGAATTCAACAGTTCGATCGACAGATCACCGGAGATTCCGGACGTCGATGGCACCACCGTGGGATCCTCGTCGAAACTCGAGATGACAAACCGGTAGTGATCGCTGCTTGCAAGCAGCTGCGCATGAGTGCCCACGGCTGAGATCCTGCCGTGCTCCAGCAGTGCAACCCGATCGGCCAGCGCCACGGTCGACGGCCGGTGTGCCACGATCAGAGCCGTCGTTGTGGCCAGCACCCGTCTGAGTGCCGCCTCGACGAGCGCCTCTGTGTCGACGTCGAGCGCCGACAATGGGTCATCGAGTACCAGAACGTGCGGGCGTGCCGCTATGGCCCTGGCGAGTGCCAGGCGCTGTCGCTGGCCGCCAGAGAGGCTCAGCCCCTCTTCGCCGACCCGCGTCTCCAGACCCAGCGGAAGATCGTACACAAAGCTGGCCTGTGCGATCTGGATGGCCTCCGCCACGTCTGCGTCGCTGGCTTCAGGTCGCCCGAGAACGATGTTCTCCCTCACAGAGGCGCTGAACAGCGTGGCGTCTTCGAATGCCATGGCGATGTTCGTTCGCAGATCAGCACGAGTCAGCTCCCTGATGTCGACACCGTCGAGCATCACGGCACCGCCTGTCGTGTCGTAGAGCCGGGTTGTCAGTGCCGTCAGGGTGCTCTTGCCCGAGCCGGTGAGGCCCACCAGCGCCATCGTCTCGCCCGACTCGATCCGCAGGTCGACACCATCGAGCAGGTCGCGGAACTCAGCCGGGGCATCCTGGTACCGGAAGTGCACGTTCTCAAAGGTCAGCTGCCCACGGGGGTTCGGGATGATCGTGGGTCTCTCCGGGTCGGAAATGGTGTTCACCGAATCCAGGACGTCGAAGAATCGTGCTGTCGCCGTCTTCGCGTCGAGCGTCATTGCGAGAAAATAGCCCATCGATTCGACGGGGAACAACAACACCGTGCCTGTGGCGAAGAATGCCACCAGCTGCCCGACCGAGGATTCCCCTGTCGACGCCAGCCACACTCCGACGACAAGGCAGACCGCGAACGCCACATCGGGGATGAGAAGCAACCACAACCAGATGCTAGCGACCGCTTTGGCCTTCTCGATCTCAGTGCCCCGCAGCTCTTCGGCCTGGCGCTCGAACTTCTTGAGCGCGAAGCCACCCCGGCCGAAGGCCTTGAGCACGCGGATTCCATGCACAGATTCCTCGACCGACGTCGCAAGGTCGCCGACCTGATCCTGGCTGCGCCTCGCGGCCTCGGAATACCG includes the following:
- a CDS encoding N-acetylglucosamine-6-phosphate deacetylase, producing MTVVIHSATKVDADGQLEDFWVAFTGTTIAAAGVGNGWHGWSTAANAEVINARGRWLTPGFIDVHSHGGGGHAFDRDADGITAALAAHRAHGTTRSIVSLVSNTRESLTTNLALIATLAESDPLVLGSHLEGPYLALSRRGAHNPEFLKAPDRDEVRDLVDAARGSLRQVTIAPELPGALEIIDQLVDADVVVAIGHTEADFDLAREAFDRGASLLTHGFEAMPGIGHREPGPVTAALVDPRVALELVLDGVQVHPEVARIAFYAAPQRIVLVTDAMSAPGSSLTQDAALRSAIFDSGVDPVLAVRAVTASPARALKLDETLGYLAPGFAADAVLLDAGWNVEQVWAAGSRV
- a CDS encoding MFS transporter, coding for MTTIVKSPPSAVVESPFPWTGLIVLATAVFMSVTAEMVPTGLLPEMSAELGVTPSQIGLLVTLFALAVVATSVPLAALTRRFARHSLIVVVLLAVSATSILAAVAPSYEFLAVARVLGGMAHGLFWAVVGAYSGHLVPKRHLGRAVAITTGGGTLAFVLGVPLATVIGQSFGWRVPFAAIAVLAVCASVLIFMKLPRVPSPAARALDDRTTGSPRLARFDPSIPGVVMVCITVAVIMVGHYAIYTFITPYLVNQLHVAPGSIGALLFLYGAAGAIGLLLAGFVFGRRPSLGLAVGITVTAIAVAVMAVFSENAVVAIVAFALWGAAFGLIPPLMQVRLLHTAAPHIRDTANAFFSSSFNVGIAVGALFGGMLLPGFGVESLPYAYLALLFVGGGLLALAIVSARRRRLEA
- a CDS encoding NADP-dependent isocitrate dehydrogenase, encoding MSKIHVEGTVVELDGDEMTRIIWQSIKDTLIYPYLDINLEYYDLGIERRDETNDQVTIDAAHAIQKHGVGVKCATITPDEARVEEFGLKKMWKSPNGTIRNILGGTIFREPIIISNIPRLVPGWNKPIIIGRHAFGDQYKATDFRFEGKGTLTLSFQPEEGSNAEPQSFEVFQSPGSGVAMAMYNLDDSIRDFARASLSYGLNRKYPVYLSTKNTILKAYDGRFKDLFQEVFDEEFAAAFAEAGITYEHRLIDDMVAAALKWEGGYVWAAKNYDGDVQSDTVAQGFGSLGLMTSVLFTPDGKTVEAEAAHGTVTRHYRQHQAGKPTSTNPIASIYAWTRGLAHRGKLDDNAELIAFADTLEDVVIKTVESGAMTKDLALLVGPEQPYQTTEEFLATLTENLKARLA
- the glyA gene encoding serine hydroxymethyltransferase; amino-acid sequence: MSTSPAPVRSSLPSTFNDPLASVDPEIAAVLQSELGRQRGTLEMIASENFVPRAVLQAQGSVLTNKYAEGYPGRRYYGGCEIVDVAENLARDRAKALFGAEHANVQPHAGAQANAAALMALASIGDTILGQELSHGGHLTHGMKLNFSGKNYQATSYGVDPQSYLVDMDVVREKALEHRPTVLIAGWSAYPRQLDFAAFRAIADEVGAKLWVDMAHFAGLVAAGLHPSPVPFADVVTSTVHKTLAGPRSGVVLSKAEFAKKVDSAVFPGQQGGPLMHVIAAKATAFKLAGEPEFKDRQQRTLDGAKIIAERLMAADTVAAGVSVLTGGTEVHLVLVDLRNAPIDGKQAEDLLHEVGITVNRNSIPFDPRPPMVTSGLRIGTSALATRGFGSEEFSEVAEIIASALKPSPDIEALRARVLTLTDGFPLYDGLENW
- a CDS encoding ABC transporter ATP-binding protein; this encodes MTTATSISGVGGEERNDFTKIESQQIRQRSLRLLGSLLRPERPRLLLGLIVVVVSTAAQVAGPALIAYGIDSGLPALLANDWMPIGLAGAAYILTGVSGALLISWFTVLTARISQSILLDLRKRVFAQTQRLSLDFHESYTSGRIISRQTSDLDAIRELLDSGINQLVQGLLYMLFIGFALFSLDWTSGVILVCSLLPLAILTRWFQVRSQKMFRLTRVASAKLIVKFVETMTGIRAVKAFRTEKSNEREFGGLVEAYRESNARVIRLFGIFDPGLVLIGNVTVAVVLLVGAFRVIDGQVAIGVLLAAVLYTRRFFDPMEEMAMFYNSYQSAAAALEKISGVLEEMPSVADPVSPVDLWESKGEIDFVGVEFSYDTGRIILPRFTLHIPAGQTIALVGSTGAGKSTLAKLISRFYDPTAGILALDGIDLREVHPKDLRRAIVMVTQEAYLFSGSVAENIAIGKPGASRDEIVRAAEAVGADTFIMGLPNGYETDVNKRGGRVSAGQRQLISFARAFLADPAVLILDEATASLDIPSERLVQDALQTLLADRTAIIIAHRLSTVAIADRVLVMEHGRIVEDGTPADLIAGTGRFSQLHASWRESLV
- a CDS encoding sigma-70 family RNA polymerase sigma factor, giving the protein MPNAENGPSDLDLVERTRRGDSRAYAELWNRHSRAGRTVARSYSSPDADDIVSESFAKVLQAIKNGGGPTTAFRPYLFSTIRNVAMQWKRGSIVDASDELDALADPHSEENETLLALDKSLTAQAFRSLPTRWQEALWYSEVEQLSASEMSPLLGMSANAISALTFRAREGLRQAWIQAHLVRAADSECATVIEKLGSYTRGSLGQREARKIREHLSSCASCTIVDDEAREVGSRLTLVLLPLVAGISGALAYTVWLQGGSSASAAEAVTATSDAGSGTSSTAQSSAPGLQPLNAGVPVSSPGAGVVGSAGFRSARTWGGIALATAAAVAAILVLGPLFSPTATSTTESAPNSEHDAPTSKGSPGTFTLLAHSRSEAIAGRPVVTSATAPGAPAVGAGEPVTVPDPATAQASPVQPVAPALRPVDPAPAVTLPSASPSLPPTTIPAPPVVVTAVPAFSFVVDPAGLVFPLLTGVAEPGAQVDVVDTVIPGGGVVATATADPTTGAFAVSDYPGLGFGSHELAVRQNASGVTSQLSASTAVTLATITLNSPTPGSSIMPSYFVEASGIPDGFFEELFNGVADPFTYAIGSDGHFLSQFTAPPLPDPSPATVGVRYTDPDTGQHGPLSSASVTITLTP
- a CDS encoding ABC transporter ATP-binding protein, whose protein sequence is MPASQGQSTFRTLSRLHEYARPAMPRIYTAMVVSLTASIVALVIPQVLQVLIDGPLSDGDSSQIWPVVLLILGLGVLEAVLIALRRVLVLTPGTHVEASMRKSLYSHLQDLPVSFHDRWPSGQLLSRAVSDLNLIRRWISFGIVILVVNVLTIVIGFAVLISINWVLGLIFVVASIPVLAYSYVFEGRYSEAARRSQDQVGDLATSVEESVHGIRVLKAFGRGGFALKKFERQAEELRGTEIEKAKAVASIWLWLLLIPDVAFAVCLVVGVWLASTGESSVGQLVAFFATGTVLLFPVESMGYFLAMTLDAKTATARFFDVLDSVNTISDPERPTIIPNPRGQLTFENVHFRYQDAPAEFRDLLDGVDLRIESGETMALVGLTGSGKSTLTALTTRLYDTTGGAVMLDGVDIRELTRADLRTNIAMAFEDATLFSASVRENIVLGRPEASDADVAEAIQIAQASFVYDLPLGLETRVGEEGLSLSGGQRQRLALARAIAARPHVLVLDDPLSALDVDTEALVEAALRRVLATTTALIVAHRPSTVALADRVALLEHGRISAVGTHAQLLASSDHYRFVISSFDEDPTVVPSTSGISGDLSIELLNSEEGR
- a CDS encoding GNAT family N-acetyltransferase, whose amino-acid sequence is MSDLRLEELSATNIVAANTLTLKPGQEQFVAPVSHSIAEAYVNPSTAWPRVVLDGDEVVGFIMGNFDPDSPHDEFRGCIWRMNVAASAQGRGIGRFAVVALAEEARSRGFDRLTVMFEPGEDGPEAFFLAVGFEPIGETQFGETIAALSL
- a CDS encoding YrdB family protein; translated protein: MNTEPSGPVRIGPNDILRLVLELFAFFSIGLWGFLAWPAPLLNWVFGIGAPLFAIVLWGLFRSPRAVFSLDPFGKALVEIVIMGSGALAWLVMGQWLVALVFGLVAVVSGVISGRKEFA